A genomic region of Phenylobacterium parvum contains the following coding sequences:
- a CDS encoding LytTR family DNA-binding domain-containing protein produces the protein MAWAWGRAALQRPAVIGLVASTACGLALGVLGPFGSYLSGSLGVRIGYWLVCVWAGSLTFAIGVPALARWAQTRGLATWVWAPPAVALLTLPPAALSRLLALKLWPVVGRVSVAEWFGQCLAISAIAMAVILWVTRGRVTSAPAPDSTSADLRDRLSPRLGRTVLCLQVEDHYVRVHTSQGSTLILMSLSQAIAGLRDIEGVQTHRSWWVARAAITGVVEDGRNLRLQLVGGLEAPVSRSRVGLLRQEGWLAGAAAD, from the coding sequence ATGGCGTGGGCCTGGGGAAGGGCGGCATTGCAGCGTCCGGCGGTGATCGGCTTGGTCGCCTCCACGGCCTGCGGCCTGGCGCTGGGTGTCCTGGGCCCTTTCGGCAGCTATCTCAGCGGCTCGCTCGGCGTGCGGATCGGCTACTGGCTGGTCTGTGTCTGGGCGGGATCCCTGACCTTCGCGATCGGCGTGCCGGCCCTGGCGCGGTGGGCCCAGACCCGAGGGCTGGCCACCTGGGTCTGGGCGCCCCCCGCCGTCGCCCTCCTGACCCTGCCGCCGGCCGCCCTCAGCCGGCTCCTCGCCCTGAAGCTTTGGCCGGTCGTCGGCCGGGTTTCGGTGGCGGAGTGGTTTGGCCAGTGTCTGGCGATCAGCGCGATCGCCATGGCGGTCATCCTCTGGGTCACCCGAGGGCGGGTCACATCGGCGCCCGCACCGGATTCGACTTCAGCCGACCTGCGGGACCGCCTGTCGCCCCGCCTCGGGCGCACTGTCCTCTGCCTGCAGGTGGAGGACCACTATGTAAGGGTGCACACATCACAGGGCTCGACCCTGATTCTGATGTCCCTCTCCCAGGCCATCGCCGGCCTTAGGGATATCGAAGGGGTGCAGACTCATCGTTCATGGTGGGTGGCGCGCGCCGCCATCACCGGTGTGGTCGAGGATGGCCGCAACCTGCGCCTCCAGCTGGTTGGTGGCCTGGAGGCGCCTGTCTCTCGCTCACGGGTGGGCCTCCTGCGGCAGGAAGGCTGGCTGGCCGGGGCCGCGGCGGACTGA
- a CDS encoding TetR/AcrR family transcriptional regulator: MTELAEATAPAPPRRRDAGATRAAILEAAKTAFAVTGYDRTSLRDIAALAGSDVALIPRYFGGKEGLFTEALKATIAPDRLRDWDRRRFARDVAEMMAGAADIADPRTRTFQFLLQAATSPTTAPLLGRAVQERFLAPIRDWLGDEAGQERARVLAAIYIGFLVERLIRGAALEGAERTAFVERVTAVIDGVIGPG, translated from the coding sequence ATGACCGAGTTGGCGGAGGCTACGGCCCCCGCGCCGCCGCGGCGGCGTGACGCCGGGGCCACGCGCGCGGCCATACTGGAGGCGGCCAAGACCGCCTTCGCCGTGACGGGCTACGACCGGACCTCCCTGCGCGACATCGCCGCCCTGGCGGGCTCGGACGTGGCCCTGATCCCGCGCTATTTCGGCGGCAAGGAGGGGCTGTTCACCGAGGCCCTGAAGGCGACCATCGCCCCCGACCGCCTGCGCGACTGGGACCGTCGCCGCTTCGCCCGGGACGTGGCCGAGATGATGGCCGGCGCCGCCGACATCGCCGATCCCCGGACCCGGACCTTCCAGTTCCTGCTGCAGGCGGCGACCTCGCCCACCACCGCGCCCCTACTGGGACGGGCGGTGCAGGAGCGCTTCCTGGCGCCCATCCGGGACTGGCTCGGCGACGAGGCCGGTCAGGAACGGGCCCGCGTGCTGGCCGCCATCTACATCGGCTTCCTGGTCGAGCGCCTGATCCGCGGCGCCGCCCTGGAGGGCGCGGAGCGGACGGCCTTCGTCGAGCGCGTCACTGCGGTGATCGACGGGGTGATCGGGCCTGGGTGA
- a CDS encoding cytochrome P450, whose amino-acid sequence MNIAVRIDSDEAIREANETPLELLNPGRADRFQKDTILPVFARLRREDPVHFTAESDFGPYWSVTRWKDIMAVDTNHEIFSSAQGITLPNLVALAEQQKVLGELARPRTGGGAGFITMDEPEHGAQRKAVSPTVAPANLQRMAPIVRERAGLILDSLPIGKEFDWVDLVSKELTAMTLATLFDFSFEDRRKLTYWSDMVTNPPGHGPVKSWEHKFQAMGECFGAFEELWNQKINAEPSADLISMLVHNPATRDMDRDTYRGNVILLIVGGNDTTRNTISGSILALNQFPAQYDKLRANPSLIPSMVSETIRWQTPLAHMARVAKTDFELGGKTIKAGERVVMWYLSGNRDEDEIDNPNAYIIDRDQSRHHMSFGFGVHRCVGNRVAELQLTIIWEEILKRFPEVRVSGEPVRNFSAFVHGFETLPVIIPTRN is encoded by the coding sequence ATGAACATCGCCGTCAGGATCGATTCCGACGAGGCCATCCGTGAGGCCAACGAAACCCCCCTTGAACTCCTGAACCCCGGCCGCGCCGACCGGTTCCAGAAGGACACCATCCTGCCGGTCTTCGCCCGCCTGCGGCGCGAGGACCCGGTCCACTTCACCGCCGAAAGCGACTTCGGGCCCTATTGGTCCGTGACCCGCTGGAAGGACATCATGGCGGTGGACACCAACCACGAGATCTTCTCCTCGGCCCAGGGCATCACCCTGCCCAACCTGGTGGCCCTGGCCGAACAGCAGAAGGTGCTGGGCGAGCTGGCCCGGCCCCGGACCGGCGGCGGCGCTGGCTTCATCACCATGGACGAGCCCGAGCATGGGGCCCAGCGCAAGGCCGTGAGCCCCACCGTGGCGCCGGCCAACCTGCAGCGCATGGCCCCCATCGTCCGCGAGCGGGCGGGCCTGATCCTCGACTCCCTGCCCATCGGCAAGGAGTTCGACTGGGTCGACCTGGTGTCGAAGGAACTGACCGCCATGACCCTGGCGACCCTGTTCGACTTCTCCTTCGAGGACCGTCGCAAGCTGACCTACTGGTCGGACATGGTCACCAACCCGCCGGGCCACGGCCCTGTGAAGAGCTGGGAGCACAAGTTCCAGGCCATGGGCGAATGCTTTGGCGCCTTCGAGGAACTGTGGAACCAGAAGATCAACGCCGAGCCCTCGGCCGACCTGATCTCCATGCTGGTGCACAACCCGGCGACCCGCGACATGGACCGCGACACCTATCGCGGCAACGTCATCCTGCTGATCGTCGGCGGCAACGATACCACCCGGAACACCATCTCCGGCAGCATCCTGGCCCTGAACCAGTTCCCGGCCCAGTACGACAAGCTGCGCGCCAACCCGTCCCTGATCCCCTCCATGGTCTCCGAGACCATCCGCTGGCAGACCCCCCTGGCCCACATGGCCCGGGTGGCGAAGACCGACTTCGAGCTGGGCGGCAAGACCATCAAGGCCGGCGAGCGCGTGGTGATGTGGTACCTCTCCGGCAACCGGGATGAGGACGAGATCGACAACCCCAACGCCTACATCATCGACCGGGACCAGTCGCGGCACCACATGTCGTTCGGCTTCGGCGTGCACCGCTGCGTGGGCAACCGGGTGGCCGAGCTGCAGCTGACCATCATCTGGGAAGAGATCCTGAAGCGCTTCCCCGAAGTCCGGGTCTCCGGCGAGCCGGTGCGCAACTTCTCGGCCTTCGTGCACGGCTTCGAGACCCTGCCGGTCATCATCCCGACCCGGAACTGA